A stretch of Fimbriimonadia bacterium DNA encodes these proteins:
- a CDS encoding type II secretion system protein encodes MANRGITLVELLVVIVILLALAAVVVPVTHMVRSRSLLSSCGNNLGQLGKAVAMYADDYHGWLPCYLVQGAHYTSILRDGSQLPRNYDGKPKEWRDSLAKYTRSTEVFWCPADRFRGRLAQSVSDEPQDARRQLYTSYLISSLLWARRPHRVDPAGNLRVRLSALPLGPSRTIYLVETVWPPERRTPQGTITYDSQHGQVENLLLLDGSVRSLRIGEEIPWAIEPPQ; translated from the coding sequence GTGGCGAACAGGGGAATCACTCTCGTCGAATTGCTTGTCGTAATCGTGATACTGTTGGCACTCGCTGCTGTGGTGGTGCCGGTGACACACATGGTCCGGTCCCGCAGTCTACTGTCCAGTTGTGGCAACAACCTGGGCCAACTCGGCAAAGCGGTGGCGATGTACGCCGATGATTACCATGGCTGGCTGCCGTGCTATCTGGTTCAGGGCGCACACTATACGAGCATCCTTCGCGACGGCTCGCAGTTGCCTCGCAACTACGACGGCAAGCCGAAAGAGTGGCGGGATTCGCTTGCGAAGTACACTAGGTCCACCGAGGTTTTCTGGTGTCCGGCGGACCGCTTTCGCGGCCGGCTGGCTCAATCGGTCTCCGACGAGCCGCAGGATGCACGAAGACAGCTCTACACTAGCTACCTCATCTCTTCCCTCCTCTGGGCGAGAAGACCGCATCGTGTAGACCCCGCGGGGAATTTGCGGGTCCGTCTGTCGGCGCTGCCTCTCGGCCCCTCCAGGACAATCTATCTCGTGGAAACCGTCTGGCCTCCCGAGCGACGAACTCCCCAAGGGACAATAACATACGATTCGCAGCATGGACAGGTGGAGAACCTGCTGCTCTTGGACGGCAGCGTGCGAAGCCTGCGAATCGGCGAGGAAATCCCATGGGCCATCGAACCGCCTCAGTAG